One genomic region from Ammospiza nelsoni isolate bAmmNel1 chromosome 13, bAmmNel1.pri, whole genome shotgun sequence encodes:
- the LOC132079261 gene encoding uncharacterized protein LOC132079261: MSWLAKRSKKPKKMKKLKKSGAGEAVVVNPHIPGWPSTERWTPVATFLATMASPETWPEIDDGVVVSPHRVEIAMRGLPWKGASKSSRKLAGRLGWLLATGLRALDREVIALQSKVSELELLTYARARDCEAIALQSKVRELELVTYARALEREVTALLGKVRELERELVTLRAAKMIAHEVTTTQAEQRYEQQCTIQQLVSPRHKYVENKVLISQVRAPAMKPSRDPKEWDGNLWGEYSDFEIEI, translated from the coding sequence ATGTCCTGGCTAGCGAAAAGgtcaaaaaagccaaaaaaaatgaaaaagctgaaGAAGTCAGGGGCTGGAGAGGCTGTGGTGGTAAATCCCCACATTCCAGGATGGCCCAGCACGGAGCGCTGGACGCCCGTGGCCACTTTCCTTGCCACGATGGCCTCTCCAGAGACGTGGCCCGAGATAGATGATGGAGTGGTGGTGAGCCCGCACAGGGTGGAGATCGCCATGCGCGGGCTGCCCTGGAAAGGGGCATCCAAATCCTCCCGCAAGCTGGcggggaggctgggctggctgctggccacggggctgagggctctggaCAGGGAGGTGATCGCGCTGCAGAGCAAGGTGAgcgagctggagctgctgaccTACGCGCGGGCCCGCGACTGCGAGGCCATCGCGCTGCAGAGCAAGgtcagggagctggagctggtcACCTACGCCCGCGCGCTGGAGCGCGAGGTCACCGCGCTGCTGGGCAAGgtcagggagctggagagggagctCGTGACTCTGCGGGCGGCAAAGATGATCGCACACGAGGTGACCACCACCCAGGCAGAGCAGCGCTACGAGCAGCAGTGCACTATACAGCAGCTGGTGTCACCCAGGCATAAATACGTGGAAAACAAGGTGCTGATCTCCCAGGTTCGTGCTCCAGCTATGAAACCTTCAAGGGATCCCaaggaatgggatggaaatctTTGGGGTGAGTACTCAGACTTTGAGATTGAGATTTAG